Below is a genomic region from Salvelinus namaycush isolate Seneca unplaced genomic scaffold, SaNama_1.0 Scaffold4059, whole genome shotgun sequence.
CTGTCTTTTTCTCCCTCATCAAACTACTACTGGCCTGTGTCCTCTGCTACCTCTTCATAAGGTACCCAGTCCCACACACATCatatcttctctctttctctctctttctctatcttacgctctctctctctcttgtccgtctctctcccactctctctgtcttactctcgctctctctcccactctctctcaattcagttcaattcaattcaaatgggTTTATTGTCATGtgaaacacatgtttacattgccaaaccAATTTAAATGGATaatatacaaaactgaaataaaaaataaataaattacaatAAAAATTACACACAAAACTTCCAAAGGAATATacattttaaatgtcatattgtctgtgtatatacagtgttgtaattaCATGCAAATAGATaaagtacaaaagagaaaataaataaacataaatatgggtttgtatttacaatggtgtttgttcttcactggttgaccttttcttgtgggaacaagtcacaaatcttgctgctgtgattgcacactgtggtatttcacccaggagatatgggagtttatcaaaattggatttgttttcaaattatttgtgggtctgtgtaatctgagggaaatatgtgtctctaatatggtcatatatttggcaggaggttaggaagtgcagctcagtttccacctcattttgtgggcagtgtgcacatggcctgtcttctcttgagagggaggtctgcctacggcggcctttctcaatagcaaggctatgctcactgagtctgtacataatcaaagctttccttaagtttgggtcagtcacagtggtcaggtattctgccattgtgtgctctctgtttagggacaaatagcattctagtttactCTGGGGTTTTTTCTCATTCTTTTCAATGTGTCAACTAATTATCttgttgttttctcatgatttgtttgggtctaattgtgttgctgtcctggggctctgtggggtctgtttgtgtttgtgaacagagccccaggaccagcttgcttaggggactcttctccaggttcatgtctctgtaggtgatggctttgttatggaaggtttgggaatcgtttCCTTTTAGGTGGATGTAGAATTTAATGTCTCATTTCTGGAGTTTGATcattaattctgctctgcatgcattatttggtgttttacgtagATTTTacgaggattttcccaaggttggtgttgacacatatcccatggtagttgttggggtcaaatttgtctccacttttgtgtattgtggtgatcagtccttggttccaaatattggggaagatgccagagctgaggataatgttaaagagtttaagtatagccaattggaatttgtggtctgtatattttattattttatttaggataccatcaacactacaggactttttgggttggaggggtttgtattttgtcctgtagttcattcaatgtaattggagaatccagtgggttctggtagtcttagttatagaaccaaaaagattggagaagtgattTACCCAAACATCTTCGTaactcttcatgttgttgtttgtttagtgttttcccagaagtggttagagtctatggattcttcagttacattgagttgatttctgacgtgctgttccttctttttccctAGTGTGTTTATgaattgttttagtgattcaccatagtgaaggcgtaggctcaggttttctgggtctctatgtttttggttggataggtttctcaatttatttcttaggttGTTTGCTTGACATGTTTAGATTCagtagggaagctgagaggttaAATATACTGTTGAGGTTTTCTACTGCcaggtttacaccttcactattacggtgaaacattttgtccaggaagttgtctaaaagggattgaattcaTTGTtccctaattgttttttggtaggtttctacactacattccttccatctatagcatttcttaatattactcagttcctttggctttgatgcctcatgattgagtattgctctgttgaagtagactgtgattttgctatGATCTGAttggggtgtcagtgggctgactgtgaacgctctgagagactctgggttgaggtcagtgataaagtaatctacagcactactgccaagggatgagctgtaggtgtacctaccgtgAGAGTCCCATCGAAGCCTACTATTGAAGCCTACTATTGACTACGTACAGACCCAgcatgcgacagagctgcaggagtacCTACCGTGAGAGTCCCATCGAAGCCTACTATTGAAGCCTACTATTGACTACGAACAGACCCAGcgtgtgacagagctgcaggagtacCTACCGTGAGAGTCCCATCGAAGCCTACTATTGAAGCCTACTATTGACTACGAAcagacccagcgtgcgacagagctgtaggtgtacctaccgtgAGAGTCCCATCGAAGCCTACTATTGAAGCCTACTATTGACTACGTAcagacccagcgtgcgacagagctgcaggagtacCTACCGTGAGAGTCCCATCGAAGCCTACTATTGAAGCCTACTATTGAAGCCTACTATTGACTACGAACAGACCCAGCatgtgacagagctgcaggagttgtgacccgtttttgttggttgttttgtcatagttgtgtctaggggggctgtcacctccaggtaggtgtttttcctctctctctctctctctctctgtctttgtcacgatcgtttgtattgacggaccaaggcgcagcgtatgttgagttccacataattatttaatagtgaaacttagcaaaacaaacaataaacaaacaaacgaaacaacaaaccgtgactacagagatgctacgtgcaataactcaaaacaatatcccataaaacacaggtggaaaaaatgctacttaaatatgatccccaattagagacaacgatagccagctgcttctaattgggaatcataccaaacaccaacatagaaaaaacaaactagaaccccacatagaaaatataaactagactaaaacccctagtcacgccctgacctactctaccatagaaaatacaggctttctatggtcaggacgtgacagtctttctgtctgtctctccctctgtttgaGTTGCACGGTTACTACGGTGATGTTTGCTTCTGCTTTTGAAAACTCATAATAATACTCATAATGCTGTCGTGCCCTTGATTGCACTAAGTATCCATCTGTTCAAATATGAATTGACTCAAATATCAATGTGTAACTGCAGGTACTGCTCCACCCACCCAGGAGGGCCCCAGAGGGTGCCTCTCGAGGCCGCTGACGGGGCTCTGAAATCGGGTTGGTCTCGTCGAGAGGTCCTGGAGGACTACTACGAGCGCTGGGTGCGTCTGTCTCCTCACGTCCTGGGGCACAGCAAGGCCCACGTGGCCAAACTGGTCGGGGAGCTGGTCAGAGCCGGACGTGCCACTGGAGGTATCCCAGAGTCCTCTCTGGCGTTCCGGGGAGACTTCCTGCAGGTGAGTTTCGGAAGATAACATGTTCTCTTTTGTAGTTAAATTATTAATTAGTTAACATAGTTGATGGTCTACGTAAACAAACTTCTCGGGAATTggggtgcaatttgggactcaCATAATCCTTGTTTGTCTGGTCTGGTTGCAGGTGGGCAGTTCATACGAGGAGCACAAGGTGGGCGCTCCAGATTACTATGATATCCTGGTACCTCTGAAGATTCCCCGAGAACTGAAATTGGAGCCACGAGTatacagaggggagaggaggggggaggagaagaaggacgagagaggagaggagaagggggagggcaAGAGTGATGTGAGGGGTGAGGAGAAAAAAGAGAAGGGGGACACGAGAGCTGAGGAAAATAACAAGAGGGTGGAGGTTAAAGAGAACTGGAGAAAGTCAGGGAAAGGGGAGGGCAAGGGAGATGTGAGGGAGCAGAGGGGGGAGGTTAAAGAGAACGGGAGAAATTCAGGGAAAGGGGAGGGCAAGGGGGacgtgagggaggagagggaggaggttaaAGAGAACGGGAGAAAGTCGGGGAAGGGGGAGGGCAAGGGGgatgtgagggaggagaggggggaggttaAAGAGAACGGGAGAAAGTCAGGGAAGGGGGAGGGCAAGGGGgatgtgagggaggagaggggggaggttaAAGAGAACGGGAGAAAGTCAGGGAAGGGGGAGGGCAAGGGGgatgtgagggaggagaggggggaggttaAAGAGAACGGGAGAAAGTCGGGGAAGGGGGAGGGCAAGGAGGATGTGAGGGAGCAGAGGGGGGAGGTTAAAGAGAACGGGAGAAAGTCGGGGAAGGGGAACAGGATGAGGGTAAGAAGCAATAAAGTGAAGGAAGTCCAGAAGGACGACAGCAAGATGGAGGAGCAGACAGAGGTCAAAGAAGAAGGGAAGGACGTCTTGAAGGACGAGGTGATGGACGAGATGAAATGGGAAAGTTCAGAGGGCGGTGGGTGGAGCGGGGTGCCGCGGTGCAGTCTAGAGACTCCTCGCCATGGTGACTGGCTACGAAAACACCGCAACTTCACTGACACGTTTTTACGAATGACCCCCTCTCGGGGGTCGCCCGAAAGGTCATCGAGGTCATTATCAGGGGTCACGGCAgtgtcaggaggaggaggaggaggagggggcggAGTCTATCGCCTGACCCCGGACTCCGTCCTCCGTTGGTTCTACCCGGCGGTCCAGCGTTGCCTAGCAACCGTGCGCTACCCTTTCGAGCAGCGCTGTACGCTGAGTCTGGCTCTCGCCGACGACCGTGTGCAGCTCCGACTCACACCGCGTTCCGACTACGTCTGCTGTCACATCTCCATGGCAATACGGCTCCTCCCTGCCATCCCCCTCGGAGACGGGGTCTACCTGGTTCCCATGGAAACGACGGCCTCAGTGGCGATGTCAAATACAGGTATGTTCAGGTGATCAGGGGTAAATatatgatatcatttacaaatTCAATAAAGTATATTACTCTTTCTTCATTTCTCTCCTTTCTTTGTTCATTAATTCATTATTCATTCATTATTTAATTCACTATTTAATTCCCTGtctccttctttccttccctACTTCCTTCCTTAATTATTTTCTTCTTTCTTTACTTCCTTCTgtccttcatccatccatccatccatccatccaaccatccatccatccatccatccatccatccatccatccatccatccatccatccatccatccatccatccaaccatccatccatccatccatccatccatccatccatccatccatccatccatccatccatccatccatccattctctCCTTTCATTCTCATCCATTCATTCCAGACCAGCACCAGAACCAgcagagcgaggagagggacCTGTGGACTTTGTTCTTCCCCCGCCAGGAGCAGCGTCTGCTGGGCTGGCTCCGGGGCCGCTCACCACAGCCCTCCTGCCACCTCAAGGTGCTCCAGCTGACCAAGGCCCTGCGTGACCTGGGTGGCCAGGCACTGGACAGCCACCGGGGGGCGCTCTGGAGGTCAGTCCTCTCCTCCTACACACTGAAGACGGCCTGGCTGCGTCTGCTACTCAGCTCTCCTGCAGAGGTAGGAAACACCATACCTTTAATAGGTACTAGAGGTTACACCATACCTTTAATAGGTACTAGAGGTTACACCATACCTTTAATAGGTACTAGAggttacaccatacatttaatagGTACTAGAGGTTACACCATACCTTTAATAGGTACTACAGGTTACACCATACCTTTAATAGGTACTACAgattacaacatacatttaataTGTACTACAGGTTACACCATACCTTTAATAGGTACTACAGGTTACACCATACCTTTAATAGGTACTAGAGGTTACACCATACCTTTAATAGGTACTACATGTTACACCATACCTTTAATAGGTACTACAGGTTACACCATACCTTTAATAGGTACTACAGGTTACAGCATACCTTTAATAGGTACTACAGGTTACAGCATACCTTTAATAGGTACTACAGGTTACACCATACCTTTAATAGGTACTACATGTTACACCATACCTTTAATAGGTATTACAGGTTACACCATACCTTTAATAGGTACTACCGGTTACACCATACCTTTAATAGGTACGACAGGTTACACCCTACCTTTAATATGTACTACAGGTTACACCATACCtttaataggcaagtcagttaagaacaaattcttatttacaaaccccaaaccctaatccggacgacgctgggccaattgtgcacggccctatgggattcccaatcacggccggtaatgatacagcctggaatggaaccagggtctgtagtgaagcctttagcactgagacgcagggccttagtccgctgctccactcgggagcagtcagtgcattaaactaaggagtactgagacgcagggccttagtccgctgctccactcgggagcagtcagtgcattaaactaaggagtactgagacgcagggccttagtccgctgcaccactcgggagcagtcagtgcattaaactaaggagtactgagacgcagggccttagtccgctgctccactcgggagcagtcagtgcattaaactaaggagtactgagacgcagggccttagtccgctgctccactcgggagcagtcagtgcattaaactaaggagcactgagacgcagggccttagtccgctgcaccactcgggagcagtcagtgcattaaactaaggagcactgagacgcagggccttagtccgctgcaccactcgggagcagtcagtgcattaaactaaggagcactgagacgcagggccttagtccgctgcaccactcgggagcagtcagtgcattaaactaaggagcactgagacgcagggccttagtccgctgcaccactcgggagcagtcagtgcattaaactaaggagcactgagacgcagggccttagtccgctgctccactcgggagcagtcagtgcattaaactaaggagcactgagacgcagggccttagtccgctgcaccactcgggagcagtcagtgcattaaactaaggagcactgagacgcagggccttagtccgctgcaccactcgggagcagtcagtgcattaaactaaggagcactgagacgcagggccttagtccgctgcaccactcgggagcagtcagtgcattaaactaaggagcactgagacgcagggccttagtccgctgctccactcgggagcagtcagtgcattaaactaaggagcactgagacgcagggccttagtccgctgctccactcgggagcagtcagtgcattaaactaaggagtactgagacgcagggccttagtccgctgcaccactcgggagcagtcagtgcattaaactaaggagtactgagacgcagggccttagtccgctgcaccactcgggagcagtcagtgcattaaactaaggagcactgagacgcagggccttagtccgctgcaccattcgggagcagtcagtgcattaaactaaggagcactgagacgcagggccttagtccgctgcaccattcgggagcagtcagtgcattaaactaaggagcactgagacgcagggccttagtccgctgcaccactcgggagcagtcagtgcattaaactaaggagcactgagacgcagggccttagtccgctgcaccattcgggagcagtcagtgcattaaactaaggagcactgagacgcagggccttagtccgctgcaccactcgggagcagtcagtgcattaaactaaggagcactgagacgcagggccttagtccgctgctccactcgggagcagtcagtgcattaaactaaggagcactgagacgcagggccttagtccgctgcaccactcgggagcagtcagtgcattaaactaaggagcactgagacgcagggccttagtccgctgctccactcgggagcagtcagtgcattaaactaaggaccactgagacgcagggccttagtccgctgcaccactcgggagcagtcagtgcattaaactaaggagcactgagacgcagggccttagtccgctgctccactcgggagcagtcagtgcattaaactaaggagcactgagacgcagggccttagtccgctgcaccactcgggagcagtcagtgcattaaactaaggagcactgagacgcagggccttagtccgctgcaccactcgggagcagtcagtgcattaaactaaggagcactgagacgcagggccttagtccgctgcaccactcgggagcagtcagtgcattaaactaaggagcactgagacgcagggccttagtccgctgctccactcgggagcagtcagtgcattaaactaaggagcactgagacgcagggccttagtccgctgctccactcgggagcagtcagtgcattaaactaaggagcactgagacgcagggccttagtccgctgcaccactcgggagcagtcagtgcattaaactaaggagcactgagacgcagggccttagtccgctgcaccactcgggagcagtcagtgcattaaactaaggagcactgagacgcagggccttagtccgctgcaccattcgggagcagtcagtgcattaaactaaggagcactgagacgcagggccttagtccgctgcaccattcgggagcagtcagtgcattaaactaaggagcactgagacgcagggccttagtccgctgcaccactcgggagcagtcagtgcattaaactaaggagcactgagacgcagggccttagtccgctgcaccattcgggagcagtcagtgcattaaactaaggagcactgagacgcagggccttagtccgctgcaccactcgggagcagtcagtgcattaaactaaggagcactgagacgcagggccttagtccgctgctccactcgggagcagtcagtgcattaaactaaggagcactgagacgcagggccttagtccgctgcaccactcgggagcagtcagtgcattaaactaaggagcactgagacgcagggccttagtccgctgctccactcgggagcagtcagtgcattaaactaaggaccactgagacgcagggccttagtccgctgcaccactcgggagcagtcagtgcattaaactaaggagcactgagacgcagggccttagtccgctgctccactcgggagcagtcagtgcattaaactaaggagcactgagacgcagggccttagtccgctgcaccactcgggagcagtcagtgcattaaactaaggagcactgagacgcagggccttagtccgctgcaccactcgggagcagtcagtgcattaaactaaggagcactgagacgcagggccttagtccgctgcaccactcgggagcagtcagtgcattaaactaaggagcactgagacgcagggccttagtccgctgctccactcgggagcagtcagtgcattaaactaaggagtactgagacgcagggccttagtccgctgctccactcgggagcagtcagtgcattaaactaaggagcactgagacgcagggccttagtccgctgcaccactcgggagcagtcagtgcattaaactaaggagtactgagacgcagggccttagtccgctgcaccactcgggagcagtcagtgcattaaactaaggagcactgagacgcagggccttagtccgctgcaccattcgggagcagtcagtgcattaaactaaggagcactgagacgcagggccttagtccgctgcaccattcgggagcagtcagtgcattaaactaaggagcactgagacgcagggccttagtccgctgcaccactcgggagcagtcagtgcattaaactaaggagcactgagacgcagggccttagtccgctgcaccattcgggagcagtcagtgcattaaactaaggagcactgagacgcagggccttagtccgctgctccacacgggagcagtcagtgcattaaactaaggagcactgagacgcagggccttagtccgctgcaccactcgggagcagtcagtgcattaaactaaggagcactgagacgcagggccttagtccgctgcaccactcgggagcagtcagtgcattaaactaaggagcactgagacgcagggccttagtccgctgcaccactcgggagcagtcagtgcattaaactaaggagcactgagacgcagggccttagtccgctgcaccactcgggagcagtcagtgcattaaactaaggagcactgagacgcagggccttagtccgctgcaccactcgggagcagtcagtgcattaaactaaggagcactgagacgcagggccttagtccgctgcaccactcgggagcagtcagtgcattaaactaaggagcactgagacgcagggccttagtccgctgcaccactcgggagcagtcagtgcattaaactaaggagcactgagacgcagggccttagtccgctgctccactcgggagcagtcagtgcattaaactaaggagcactgagacgcagggccttagtccgctgcaccactcgggagcagtcagtgcattaaactaaggagcactgagacgcagggccttagtccgctgcaccactcgggagcagtcagtgcattaaactaaggagcactgagacgcagggccttagtccgctgcaccactcgggagcagtcagtgcattaaactaaggagcactgagacgcagggccttagtccgctgctccactcgggagcagtcagtgcattaaactaaggagtactgagacgcagggccttagtccgctgctccactcgggagcagtcagtgcattaaactaaggagtactgagacgcagggccttagtccgctgcaccactcgggagcagtcagtgcattaaactaaggagtactgagacgcagggccttagtccgctgcaccactcgggagcagtcagtgcattaaactaaggagcactgagacgcagggccttagtccgctgcaccattcgggagcagtcagtgcattaaactaaggagcactgagacgcagggccttagtccgctgcaccattcgggagcagtcagtgcattaaactaaggagcactgagacgcagggccttagtccgctgcaccactcgggagcagtcagtgcattaaactaaggagcactgagacgcagggccttagtccgctgcaccattcgggagcagtcagtgcattaaactaaggagcactgagacgcagggccttagtccgctgcaccactcgggagcagtcagtgcattaaactaaggagcactgagacgcagggccttagtccgctgcaccactcgggagcagtcagtgcattaaactaaggagcactgagacgcagggccttagtccgctgctccactcgggagcagtcagtgcattaaactaaggagtactgagacgcagggccttagtccgctgctccactcgggagcagtcagtgcattaaactaaggagcactgagacgcagggccttagtccgctgcaccactcgggagcagtcagtgcattaaactaaggagcactgagacgcagggccttagtccgctgcaccactcgggagcagtcagtgcattaaactaaggagcactgagacgcagggccttagtccgctgcaccattcgggagcagtcagtgcattaaactaaggagcactgagacgcagggccttagtccgctgcaccattcgggagcagtcagtgcattaaactaaggagcactgagacgcagggccttagtccgctgcaccactcgggagcagtcagtgcattaaactaaggagcactgagacgcagggccttagtccgctgcaccattcgggagcagtcagtgcattaaactaaggagcactgagacgcagggccttagtccgctgcaccactcgggagcagtcagtgcattaaactaaggagcactgagacgcaggggccttagtccgctgctccactcgggagcagtcagtgcattaaactaaggagcactgagacgcagggccttagtccgctgcaccactcgggagcagtcagtgcattaaactaaggagcactgagacgcagggccttagtccgctgctccactcgggagcagtcagtgcattaaactaaggaccactgagacgcagggccttagtccgctgcaccactcgggagcagtcagtgcattaaactaaggagcactgagacgcagggccttagtccgctgctccactcgggagcagtcagtgcattaaactaaggagcactgagacgcagggccttagtccgctgcaccactcgggagcagtcagtgcattaaactaaggagcactgagacgcagggccttagtccgctgcaccactcgggagcagtcagtgcattaaactaaggagcactgagacgcagggccttagtccgctgcaccactcgggagcagtcagtgcattaaactaaggagcactgagacgcagggccttagtccgctgctccactcgggagcagtcagtgcattaaactaaggagcactgagacgcagggccttagtccgctgctccactcgggagcagtcagtgcattaaactaaggagcactgagacgcagggccttagtccgctgcaccactcgggagcagtcagtgcattaaactaaggagtactgagacgcagggccttagtccgctgcaccactcgggagcagtcagtgcattaaactaaggaacactgagacgcagggccttagtccgctgcaccattcgggagcagtcagtgcattaaactaaggagcactgagacgcagggccttagtccgctgcaccattcgggagcagtcagtgcattaaactaaggagcactgagacgcagggccttagtccgctgcaccactcgggagcagtcagtgcattaaactaaggagcactgagacgcagggccttagtccgctgcaccattcgggagcagtcagtgcattaaactaaggagcactgagacgcagggccttagtccgctgctccacacgggagcagtcagtgcattaaactaaggagcactgagacgcagggccttagtccgctgcaccact
It encodes:
- the LOC120041103 gene encoding cylicin-2-like, producing MCNCRYCSTHPGGPQRVPLEAADGALKSGWSRREVLEDYYERWVRLSPHVLGHSKAHVAKLVGELVRAGRATGGIPESSLAFRGDFLQVGSSYEEHKVGAPDYYDILVPLKIPRELKLEPRVYRGERRGEEKKDERGEEKGEGKSDVRGEEKKEKGDTRAEENNKRVEVKENWRKSGKGEGKGDVREQRGEVKENGRNSGKGEGKGDVREEREEVKENGRKSGKGEGKGDVREERGEVKENGRKSGKGEGKGDVREERGEVKENGRKRM
- the LOC120041104 gene encoding inositol 1,4,5-trisphosphate receptor-interacting protein-like 2, encoding MRVRSNKVKEVQKDDSKMEEQTEVKEEGKDVLKDEVMDEMKWESSEGGGWSGVPRCSLETPRHGDWLRKHRNFTDTFLRMTPSRGSPERSSRSLSGVTAVSGGGGGGGGGVYRLTPDSVLRWFYPAVQRCLATVRYPFEQRCTLSLALADDRVQLRLTPRSDYVCCHISMAIRLLPAIPLGDGVYLVPMETTASVAMSNTDQHQNQQSEERDLWTLFFPRQEQRLLGWLRGRSPQPSCHLKVLQLTKALRDLGGQALDSHRGALWRSVLSSYTLKTAWLRLLLSSPAEAWEDRHLVARMEELVRSLRESLQNRALDHLFLGSDSSSILPDSVTLPKLVKEAVGAPVGGPVEGSGGRLGGSAGNLWAGVDPASLDLVSGRLAYAWSHLHRLIRLGRPQRSSLGLGRPGNINCQHLQPGE